AACGAGGGAGAAGGTGAATATGGAGAAGACTGGAATTGAAGGGAAGAAGGATGCAGACAACGGAGATGAGGAAAAAGGGAAGATCTGGATATAGCGGCGCCGCTCATGTGTATCAAACCCTAAAATGAGAGAAGTATTTATAGTATTGTTActatgtaattaattaataattgggCTTTATCTATGGGTTTATTGTGGGCCTCATCCCTTCTTTGAATTTTCTACTATGAATATGGATATGGACCCATTTTTTTGCTGAGTCGAATTGTTTCGAATAATTTATTTCAACATCTATGAAACAAAGTCTTGTCATTTTAGATATAATTtagctttatttattttctccagCATTTATGTATTTTTGGTATCGTCACACATATAATATTGGACTACTCCGTCTGAATATAAAATGCCGTTTATTCAAATGGCTGAAAATTGTGTATCGTATAATCCAGCTACTAAAGAACTTCATATTAGAAAAGTTCTTTGGAATCCGGCTACTTAAGGTTAAGACTATAGTGTTTGAAATATTTCATAATTACAGTTTCTAAAATAATTTGCAAGATGTTATATAGTCtcatttaagaaaataaatataattgaagTTAATAATCGCATAATCAACAtttacaataaaattaaattgttttaaagtccataaaaaaaataacggTTGccaatatgatatatatatatatatatatatggtaggtatatatataacataagtaTGTGTAAGTAAATTCAATTAGAAAGGGCATAACTGAAAACTAtggaaaatttttaattaaaaatttactattttgtgAATTTAGTTTGTATAAGAGCATCAACAGTGGCGGGTGACTTGATAATGATGGGGACCACATTGGGTCAAAGAGCCTGCAGTGTGGGATGAcatgatagctgacctgatctttttagttttgattttggtttttttcatttaattttaattgcacacaTTTAAATtccacaatttacttcaaatttaaattgcattaattttaaaatcctaaaaattacattaattttaaaaatttaaaaacatatcctaaaaataaaatgaaagagagaATTATTTGTGTATGTGAATGAAGAAATGAGTggaggtatttatagaaggaaaaaaaaagggggggagAAAAACAAAAGGGGAGAAACGACTATATTAGCCttaaattcgattttttttttctttaatggCGCGTGTAACACATGCGGTGCCAAAAAGGGAGATCAGGCCAGACTCGAGTGTGTTGGGGCTGCAGTGGGTGACCCGATCTCGGGGGTTACTCGAGTTCCCCTTATCAGGTCTCCACTGTGGGTGCTCTAACTATAGCAATTCACGTTGCTCACTTCTAAAAATTATAGGGAAAATAATACTACTTATTGCATGGATTGTATTATGATGAGATATCTCAATGAGCTAAATAACATATTCATTTAGACCATCTCAAACAGTGCATCCTAATTTTAAGGTTTTTGGTGGCATCATCATAGACACATCATCATATTCCCCGTTCTTATTTTCACCTTCAACAATACCTTTTTTAAACTCAATTTTTTGCTGACATCAATTATGAAGTAGGCTTCATACTCTATATGAAATGGCTGTGGAATTAACTAAATAAAGTTTGAAATCGTTAGTTCATTGCATTTGATTATACAGAAATACAACTTTCAGAAAAACTTATTGAAAATTTAGTGGTAAGAATTACCAAGTACTGTGTTGTGTACTTTGAGCTATGGCCATTTCGCAAAGTAATTGTGAATTGTGGTGCATCCATTCTACATTGTGTAAGACATCTATACTAATATTAAAGCAAAGATTTGTGGGGGAATGTGTTTTCCGCCAATTGCAACATTGTTTTATCCAGTGAGTATTTGGCTGCAAATCCAGTGGGTATAATTGTTCCCTTTTACTTCTTACATCAAATTTAGCTCCAAAATTGGCGTCCAAACCACCATTTGAAATTTAGAAACAATCAAGTTTGGAGCCAATTTGTTGAATAATCAGCCTATAAATAGTGAATCATTTCACActgctgaattgaaattttattaaagaaaccGGAACCTAAAAAAAACCCAAAGAGAAGAccagggccgagcctcattaaaacctcaaaaCGAGGataaagagtacccgtctagatACAAAGAAAACATGAAAGAAACAAGGTGCGGTGGAAACTGAGTTGAGGAGACTTCGGAAGTTCCGGCCGTACCATCACCCCCAAATCTCCCCGGTTCCCACCAAGCACCGAACAAACAACTCAGGACAAGCTATCGCACCATGCGAACAGAGGAAGAATGTACATCATCGGAAACCAGCTGAGTGTGAATCATTTCACACCATACTTCACTATGCAAACTTTCTATCTCTATTCttggttttaattttttttatgttattttgtattttatggAGTAGTTTTTAAGTGgtctttctatttttattttgtttaattttctgttATTTACTAGCCAATTATTATTACAATAAAATCTAAACATATGACATTCCTAACTGATATTTTTGAATCTTCTATGCAGATATTTGAatctctccaatctccaacaacCACAAAAAAAGTGatgttaattataatatttattttatagttgGTTTGTGATAGTATACTTTAATTAGTgtctataaataatttataaagaaataaaattattttaaaaatcatcaatatTGTACAAAtagtttcaataaaaaaaatatttgcattcaaaaaattatcatcattttttttggTATTAGTTATTACTTAAtactaattaattgtatttgCTATTACTAATATATTAGCGTGTGTTAATATATTAGTTAGTTAAGTTTAACAATTTACAGTGATTTGTTCTATTATTACGTAAAAAGTTTAACAATTTACAGTGATTTGTTCtattagttttaaatttatgttattttcgtCTCATTTTTGTTTCTAATTAGATAAgctttaatattgaatttgagtcaatcctcGCGTAAAAGTAAATTacgaactattaataatgaaattagtttatttgtttagaagataaaacaatttctaaaataatatgCATAGAAGtatgtctttatatgcttttaaTATACTTGCTATTGAATTAATGAAATTGCAAACAATTAAGTGATTAATTCTAATTCTAAACCCATTAAGGTTCTACTTACATATACATATGAACGGGCagaatgctcaaaaaaattggCTCGGGTCATCTAGATATTTGCATACGTTGTACTTCAATAAATTTTGTAACTCCTATTAACAAATGCTGGATTCGCGACTATTTATGTTGTACTATCTTATAATCTAACTATAATCTAACTAAATGCTGGAGTATTATGTaatgtaaattttcattttcatttacttactttgtattttgttttatatcacttaaatatatattaaaaattatatattgctactattatatatgataaatacgTATTAATAATCGGCCCGTGCAGAGCACGGGTATAATACTAGTAAAATTTAAGATTAAAACTCAGCCCAAAATTCTCGCTCCCGCCCgcttctctctcactctctcgccgccgccgccgccgccccgtCTCCTCTGGCAGCAGTCCGCCCAGCTGCACCGCAGCACTAGTCCAGTCCGGCAGACGGCAGTCCGCCTCCGTCAGCCAGCAGTAAGTCATTCAATTTATTAAGATGTTAAGAAACCTATTAGTCTGTAACTTGATATCTTGAATACTTTGCTTGAAACCAATAAGGTGATTAAGCTTTTCACCTTATGTTTTACAAAttctaattctaatttttttcattGTCGTGGATTTGTGGTAATATTTGTGTTGAGTATGTTTTCGACCCTATTTGAATTTACACCTCTAATTGCAATATGAACTTCTCCCTTCATAAGCTAAACCTAGAAGTGAATTTAAAAAAACTCAAGCCAAGACACTTGAATATTGCAACTGAGTTGGTAAGAAGGAAAATATTTCATCTATTGTATTAGAATAACTAAGTGGAAAAAAGAGGGCAGTCTTGGGATAGATAGTGCATGCTTACATTCACTCGTATGAAACCTGTGTTACTTCCCCATTGTAGTAAATTTGGCTATCTTCCTAATCTTTACTTGATTGAAACTTTGTGaatactctgaactctgaagtCTGAATTGACTGATGTTCTTTGTTTGATTACTATGTTAAGTACAATAGAGATTTTGGTTTACAGATTTAGATGTGATGTTTTTTGGTTGATGTTTGTAAAGATAATaatggtttttttttaaatgtctgTTAAGATGCCCAAGACAGAGTTGCATTTCAGACTTTAATACATACTACTTATTAGTGTAATCCCCAAGATAAACTATAATAGGCTTTAGGAATACCTTTTTAGATTAAATTCACTTTTAATATTGGCACACTAAAATAGTTTATAATACTGTCTATTCTGAAATGAATTATCCATTCTGAAATAGTTTATCAAACTCCAAACCAAGTGCTACAGCAACATCAGATGGCCATGAACAGATTTTCACAACAACTTTTAACAATCCAGTTTATCATTTAAGCTTCGAGTGCTTTTATCTGACTACACGAAGATAGATCATCCTAGGTAAATTTATTACAAGGGAATAAAATTGTAACTCTTTTAATGAGTTTAAATCTTTCTTtggatgaattaataatttcataggAATCAAACATAAATCAATAGTGAACACTGTTATTGAAAGATGCAAACAATCAAACACATATCTATTATACTCACTTAAAACCTCAAAcatacaattatttttatagtatggatcaaacaattaaattagTGAACACTGATATTGAAATATATTTGTTTGATGCTATGGTTACACAAAATTGCATTTTATTTTGACATGCGACAAAGAAAGTCAGGGGTGCTATTAAGTTTGCATATTTATTGATGATAGTCATTAGAATGTTGATTATGCACATACTTAGTATGttcattatacacatatttaGTATGTCATTATCTATGTTGATTATAATTCTTATGTTATGCTTGCTTAGTATTTTAAGTATTACAAACCTATGATTCGTTACTATTGTTTCCTACTGTGCATAtaagtataatttttaaaaaagataataattttaataaaccTCAATAATTAGATTTAAGTACAAAAAACAGGCTTCAAGGAGTACATAATAGAACTTAGGATATTTGTCCTAATCTCAAAATGAGTGACAGCCTtagacaaaaaataaaagacTGAACCCTGCAACATCTAGTCCTTCTCTTGCTTGATTTCAATTTTAGCTTTCTTTGCTGGTTTAGTGGAAGAAAATTCATCCATTAGACTTCTTTTAATTACTACATTACCAATCCATTCACTCTCATCTTCGAGCTTTGATTGAGCAGCAATAGTTGTCTGTTCTCCAATTGTATCCATAACCTCAATCTCAAACTGAATTAGATTGATGGCTGTCCGAGCAGTTAGTAGAGTACCTAGCAACGACATTAGGGTTTGTTGCTAGAGTTGAGACACTATAAGCTTTATTATATCTCCAGCCTTCACCAAGACCAAGAGGGGCCTTAATATTgaacatgtatttttttttgtagtagGGCATCTAGAATCTCATTTGGAACCACATACTCCTTAAAAAATAGTGGATACTCACATATAAGTTTTCATACAACCTGACTTTATGAagatattatataattataattttttattaaaaaacgtACCTTTGTCATTTGAACTTTAACTTTTGCAGTTGGTTTTCCTATCACATTATTACACTCTCTATCCCATAACAGAAATAGTGAACTGCTACTGAAATCATGGGAGACGATCCGCTATCATCTGGTGGTGGGGGGTCCTCCTCGGCCTCTGCCGGAATGACGTTGGGGGAATGCCAGGATTTGATCCAGAAAAGTTTCACAAATCCAATGGTGAAATTTCTGATGGAGAATTTGGAGAAATCTGGATGCGGCATCGGAAGCAATTTCATAAAGGCGGAAAATTGCAAAGAAAATGCTGCTGGTGGATTCGCCAGAGGAATAGGTATAGTAATATGCAGTAATCATTTGCAATTTCAAGATGAGGTGGATCAAACAGTGATTCACGAGCTCATTCATGCATACGATGACTGTCGTGCTGCTAATCTCGACTGGACTAATTGCGCTCATCAAGCCTGCAGTGAGATTCGAGCAAATCATCTTAGTGGTGATTGTCATTTTAAACGAGAGCTTCTCCGTGGCCATCTAAAGATAAAGAGGCATGAGCAAGAATGTGTGAAGCGAAGAGCAATCATGTCTGTAACTGCAAATCCATGTTGCTCGGAAGTAGCAGCAAAGGACGCGATTGAATCTGTTTGGAGTACTTGTTATAATGATACAACACCCTTCACTAGGCCTCCTTGACTCCAGCTCTAGATTCTTTCTTGCTTACTTGATGATTTCTCACTTCTCGTTCGATTCTTTTTTGTTACTTTA
This genomic window from Salvia miltiorrhiza cultivar Shanhuang (shh) unplaced genomic scaffold, IMPLAD_Smil_shh fragScaff_scaffold_177:::fragment_3, whole genome shotgun sequence contains:
- the LOC131002735 gene encoding mitochondrial inner membrane protease ATP23-like, producing the protein MGDDPLSSGGGGSSSASAGMTLGECQDLIQKSFTNPMVKFLMENLEKSGCGIGSNFIKAENCKENAAGGFARGIGIVICSNHLQFQDEVDQTVIHELIHAYDDCRAANLDWTNCAHQACSEIRANHLSGDCHFKRELLRGHLKIKRHEQECVKRRAIMSVTANPCCSEVAAKDAIESVWSTCYNDTTPFTRPP